gatcccgcatgctgcaaccaaggccccgtgcagccagataaataactattttaaaaaaatggtttccCTTCCTTTCTGCCCATATGCCTACTACTACATGCAGACTTCAGAACACATCTCCTAGAGATGCGTATTTAGTGGTGGTCAACcaacttaaaaaatacaaaggTCTTCATGCAACATCCACGGTCTCAATACTTCCACCATGACTGATTTTGTAACAAGTAGATAGGCAAGCAGCTCCCAAATCCTTGAATATGTAACAACTGGCTCTTACGGGCTGGCCCAAGCGCACAACTGATTTCCTGTGGTTACCCTAGATCTTTCTTTGACGTGCACAGAAGGGCCTTGGTTTATGCCTTTTGTCCTAAagtgtgttagttcctcagtcgtgtccgactctttgaaaccccatggactgtagcccgccaggctcctctgtccatgaaactctctaggcaagagtactggagtgggtagccattcccttctccaggggatctttccaacctagggatcgaacccaagtctcctgcattgcaggtggactcttgacCGTCTGAACTTTTCCTGAAAGCCCATCTAGTTTAGCCTTTGCCCCTTCACTCTCAAAGGCGTCCCATTTGGACATTTCATTAGATGGGCATCGATGTCTTTCTTGTCCTCACACTCGACGTCCTTACCACGTGTAACCCCTGCCCCAGGTGCCCTCCCGTATTACCATTCGTGGTGAAGCGTCTGCACTCCTCCGGGGACATGCCTGGTTTATACGCCGCATCCACGTAACCGTAGATGTAGGTGCTGCCAGAGCCACCGATGGCAAAGGGCTGTCGAATCAGCATCCCGCTCATGGTCCCGTACACCTGGGGAGGCACCCTCCGCTCAGACTCAGAGCCTGCATCCTCTGCTCAGCCCTGAGACAGGCAGGTGGTCTCCACGCCCAGCAGTAAAGCCCCAGCACCTCATACCCGTCTCCTCTGAGACCGTCCTATGCTTTTAGGGGCAATGTCTTGGGAACTCAAGGCTGGAATGCCATATGACTGCCATCTCCCTCTCTGGGGGAGAGGCTAGCTCCGAGGAAGAGGGGACGCTGGGAGAGGCTCACCTGGCCCCCTTCGCGTTGGTCCCAGCCAGCTACCATGAGATGCGCGGACAAGTCCTCTCGATATTTATAGGTGATGTTTCTCACCACGTTCGCAGCAGCCAGAACCAGCGGGggttcctccagttccatcctgAAGGAAGGGTTAGGAATAGGTGGTGATATGCTTTCCTGGAGGTCCACCCTCCTAGACCATCATCCTCATCTCTGCCAGGTGACCCCTAAAAACTAGCTGCAAGGATTCAGTCTCCAGCTCCCCTCCCACTGGTGCGGGGGAACCAGAGTCTCACATTACCCACTAGGAAGAAGGTTTCAATTGTTAATTGTTCTCCCTCCTTTACTGTGTCCCCTGCCCCCCAGTCCCCAGTGACAAAAGTCTCCTGGCCACCGGAGCCCTGCACATATGGGTTTAGAAGATAAGCATCATTTCTGCCCCGTGACCTTGGTTCCCACACAGTCACCACCTGATACCACGGTGGGCTATGTCCTCATCTTCTTCCTCACTATTTATATTAGGAGAGTGATCTGCAGTGTTCAAATCACTTTTACTCATATTTTTTGGTTTTGGAAATAACAATCTGGTGAGGTAGGGGAGGTGCTATTAGTTATCTCTgctttacagatgcagaaaccagCTTTGAGACAGTCGAGTGCCAgttcaaagagaaatgaaagctgaAGGCAAAGCAAGAAGTTTTCCTTTTCCACGGTAGCGCCCCTGGAATAGGACACGGTGTTGGCGTTCACGGAGTGGGGGAACTCTAGGCGGCCTGGACGGGGGAGCCCACCGTTTCATACCCATGGAGCTCCAGCTGGTAGGCGGCCATGTCCGCTATGGCCTGAGCGTCAGCAGCTGAGCCGGAGAGAGCGCAGTAGATACGCTGGTGCAGGGGGGAGAGCTTGTCAAACACTCGGTTCACCACCGCCTCCCTGTCAGCAAGCAGTGCAAAGTCATCAGCATCAGAgtggccaattaaaaaaaatttaagtatcgttgatttgcagtgttgtgttaatttctactgtatagcaaagttgattcagttatacatatatatattttttcatattcttttccgttatggtttatcacagaattttGAAtaagttccctgtgccatatggGAGGATCTTGTTGCTTCTCCATTTTGTATATAACTTCGTCTGCtgatcccagactcccaatccttctccccgcccccacctcggCAACCGCACGTCTGctctctacgtctgtgagtctgtttcccttTTGCCGCTGTGTTCAtttgtcatagtttagattccatgtatatgtgatatcatatggtatctattTCTGACTGTGCCTAATTTGATCattccaggtccatccacattgctgcagatggcattatttcattcttttttaggactgagtaatagtccattgtgatatacatatatatatatatatatatacacacacacacatacacataatatgcatatatatcacatctttaaaaattctgtattggagtatagttgatttacactgttgtgttactTTGgggtgtatggcaaagtgaattATATACAGTTATccactccttttttaaaattgagtataaagacagtcctcagaatgagagaaaatatttgcaaatgaagcaaccaacaagggattaatctccaaaatatacaaacagctcattcagctgaatatcaaaaaacaaataatccaatcaaaaatgggtgcaagatctaaatagacatttctccaaagaagacatacagatggccaaaaagcacatggaaagatgctcagccACTGATTATTAGAGACACGCTTTATCCGTTCTGTACAGAACAGTTCGCACCTGCTCATCCCGGACCCTGTCCTCCTCCTTTCCCCCACCCTTGCAGCCACAGGTctgttttctacgtctgtgagtctgtttctgtttttgtttgtaaaaataaaaactacaatgaagtatcagctcacactggtcagaacggccatcataaagaaaaatctgcaaacaataaatgctggtgaaggtatggagaaaagggaacactgttacactgttgatggggatgcaaattggtacagtcactgtggagaacggtatggaggttccttacaaatctaaacatagaactaccatatcaCCTGGTACTGGAAATCCCACTCCGGGGCATagatctggagaaaactataattcaaaaagatatatgcaccccagtgttcattgcagcgtcatttacagtagccaggacacggcagcaacctaaatgtccatcaacagaggaatggataaagaacacgTGTACTGCTATGAACACAAGGGTGAAGGCATCTCTTTGAGTTACAGTTTtgcctggatatatgcccaggagtgggactgcaggatcaTACAGCGAGTTGCTAAAGTTTCTGATGTTCTTTTGACAATAGAATGGCTTCAGAGTACATGAAATGTAACACCTGGATTAAAGCGGGAAGGAAAAAATTGTCTCAGACAAATGAAACACTGCAAGTGCTGATCAAAATCAGACTTAGATTTTATAATAGAACAAAAATACTACATTAAATTAAGAATAATCTTCCCCTTActaatttttctttgttattaaCCATCTTGAGGAAGTTATGTGTTCTCTGGCACATAAAGTAAGTAATACTGGTCTAATCCTGTATACTTTTTCTTGTATGTGGGGAAACTGGCCAAAAGGGAGAAAGATACACTTAGTTCACACAGTGGATCAGAAAGCAGGTATCTGCTCGGCAGAACCATCTTTTCTATCTCTAAACACAG
The sequence above is a segment of the Capra hircus breed San Clemente chromosome 23, ASM170441v1, whole genome shotgun sequence genome. Coding sequences within it:
- the PSMB9 gene encoding proteasome subunit beta type-9, coding for MLRTGAPAGDLPRAGEVHTGTTIMAVEFDGGVVVGSDSRVSAGEAVVNRVFDKLSPLHQRIYCALSGSAADAQAIADMAAYQLELHGMELEEPPLVLAAANVVRNITYKYREDLSAHLMVAGWDQREGGQVYGTMSGMLIRQPFAIGGSGSTYIYGYVDAAYKPGMSPEECRRFTTNAIALAMKRDGSSGGVIYLVTITGAGVDHQVILGNELPKFYDE